The proteins below are encoded in one region of Aquisphaera giovannonii:
- a CDS encoding sulfatase-like hydrolase/transferase yields the protein MFVRALVSLSLASLTLPAAAATPNVVLIYADDLGYGDAGCYGARPGLTPNIDRLASQGLRFTDAHATSATCTPSRYGLLTGEYPWRREGTGVLPGDAKLIIEPGRATLATVFRDAGYRTMAAGKWHLGLGSGDLDWNGRIAPGPLEVGFDACFIMAATGDRVPCVYVKDHEVVGRDPADPIVVRYDAPIPGEPTGRANPELLRLRPSHGHDMAIVDGVGRIGHMKGGAKARWKDEAMAEAFTAQATEFIRRGRGRPFFLYLATHDIHVPRLPAPRFLGKSGMGPRGDAIVELDWTVGEVLRAIDESGLAADTIVLFTSDNGPVVDDGYRDQAVEKLGDHRPAGPFRGGKYSRFEGGTRVPFVVRWPGRVRPGTSRALVSQIDLVASFARLVGRAGPITTAVDSRDHLGALLGEDAKGRETLVEQAGGLAARRGRWKFIPPSKGPKVQANTATETGNDPGPQLYDLEADPGETRNVAADHPDVVDRLRRDLAEARAVPGSMQ from the coding sequence ATGTTCGTTCGAGCACTCGTGTCTCTCTCGCTGGCGTCCCTGACACTCCCCGCGGCCGCCGCCACCCCCAACGTGGTGCTGATCTACGCGGACGACCTCGGCTACGGGGACGCGGGCTGCTACGGGGCGAGGCCCGGGCTGACGCCGAACATCGACCGGCTGGCGAGCCAGGGGCTGCGGTTCACGGACGCGCACGCGACCTCGGCGACGTGCACGCCCTCGCGATACGGGCTGCTCACGGGCGAGTACCCCTGGCGGCGGGAGGGCACGGGCGTGCTGCCCGGCGACGCGAAGCTCATCATCGAGCCCGGCCGGGCGACGCTCGCGACGGTCTTCCGGGACGCGGGGTATCGCACCATGGCGGCCGGCAAGTGGCACCTCGGGCTGGGCTCCGGGGACCTGGACTGGAACGGCCGGATCGCGCCGGGGCCGCTGGAGGTCGGGTTCGACGCGTGCTTCATCATGGCCGCCACCGGCGACCGCGTGCCGTGTGTTTACGTGAAGGATCATGAGGTCGTGGGCCGCGACCCGGCCGACCCCATCGTCGTCCGCTACGACGCGCCGATCCCCGGCGAGCCGACCGGCCGGGCCAACCCGGAGTTGCTCCGCCTCCGCCCGAGCCACGGCCACGACATGGCGATCGTGGACGGCGTCGGCCGGATCGGCCACATGAAGGGGGGCGCCAAGGCCCGCTGGAAGGACGAGGCGATGGCCGAGGCCTTCACGGCCCAGGCGACGGAGTTCATCCGGCGGGGCAGGGGCCGGCCCTTCTTCCTCTACCTCGCGACGCACGACATCCACGTCCCGAGGCTCCCCGCCCCGCGGTTCCTGGGCAAGTCCGGGATGGGCCCGCGCGGGGACGCCATCGTCGAGCTCGACTGGACCGTCGGGGAGGTCCTGCGGGCGATCGACGAGTCCGGCCTGGCGGCGGACACGATCGTCCTGTTCACCAGCGACAACGGGCCGGTCGTGGACGACGGGTACCGGGACCAGGCCGTGGAGAAGCTCGGCGATCACAGGCCGGCGGGCCCTTTCCGCGGGGGCAAGTACAGCCGGTTCGAGGGCGGCACGCGCGTGCCGTTCGTCGTCCGCTGGCCGGGCCGCGTCCGGCCCGGCACGTCCCGGGCGCTCGTCAGCCAGATCGACCTCGTCGCGAGCTTCGCCAGGCTCGTCGGCCGCGCGGGGCCGATAACCACGGCGGTTGACTCGCGGGACCACCTGGGGGCCCTGCTGGGCGAGGACGCGAAGGGCCGGGAGACGCTCGTCGAGCAGGCCGGCGGCCTCGCCGCCCGCCGTGGCCGGTGGAAGTTCATCCCGCCGTCGAAGGGCCCGAAGGTCCAGGCGAACACGGCGACCGAGACCGGCAACGACCCGGGCCCGCAACTCTACGACCTGGAGGCCGACCCGGGCGAAACCCGCAACGTCGCCGCCGACCACCCCGATGTCGTCGACCGGCTACGCCGCGATTTGGCCGAGGCCAGGGCCGTCCCCGGTTCCATGCAGTAG
- a CDS encoding GYF domain-containing protein — translation MTESETPWYVRNRGKVLGPFGWFELEAMRDRGQLARFHEISQDRRTWISAASFADLFPTRGDAPRAGAEAGYPVAGGPGSPSYGIPGPPAEESWYLSRGRGQEGPFGTQEMRRMAAAGEVTPEALAWKAGMADWAPCGQLPELSPAGRWGSTPPASLPAGGPMPAHPGPYAPAPVGYGYPPRTSGLAIASLVLGILVLCGIGSLLATIFGAVSLNQISRSRGAIAGRGMAIAGLVLGIIGLGFFGFFFLTGMLQGFVEGLRQRVP, via the coding sequence ATGACGGAATCCGAAACGCCGTGGTACGTCCGGAACCGGGGGAAGGTGCTCGGGCCGTTCGGCTGGTTCGAGCTGGAGGCGATGCGCGACCGCGGCCAGCTCGCGAGGTTCCACGAGATCTCCCAGGACCGCCGGACCTGGATCTCCGCGGCGAGCTTCGCCGACCTGTTCCCCACGCGGGGGGACGCGCCGAGGGCCGGCGCCGAGGCCGGCTATCCGGTCGCGGGCGGCCCGGGCTCGCCCTCGTACGGGATCCCGGGCCCGCCGGCGGAGGAGTCGTGGTACCTGTCCCGGGGCCGGGGGCAGGAAGGTCCGTTCGGGACGCAGGAGATGCGGCGGATGGCCGCCGCCGGCGAGGTGACGCCGGAGGCGCTCGCCTGGAAGGCCGGCATGGCCGACTGGGCCCCCTGCGGCCAGCTCCCCGAGCTCTCCCCCGCGGGCCGATGGGGCTCCACGCCCCCCGCCAGCTTGCCGGCGGGCGGCCCGATGCCCGCCCATCCCGGCCCGTATGCCCCCGCGCCCGTCGGCTACGGCTACCCGCCCCGGACGAGCGGCCTGGCGATCGCCAGCCTGGTGCTCGGGATCCTCGTCCTCTGCGGGATCGGCAGCCTGCTGGCGACCATCTTCGGGGCCGTCTCCCTGAACCAGATCTCCCGGTCCCGCGGCGCGATCGCCGGCAGGGGCATGGCCATCGCCGGGCTCGTCCTGGGGATCATCGGCCTGGGCTTCTTCGGCTTCTTCTTCCTCACCGGCATGCTCCAGGGGTTCGTCGAGGGCCTGCGCCAGCGGGTGCCCTGA
- a CDS encoding GAP1-N2 domain-containing protein — MSHELHYTSVPRGLLPGSRGFCTVACTAGMPGSLRERLEGLSGYRPAVPPHDPDAALNPVAFSHHRLALGGRSSSVLSRVSAAGLDYSSRPNKHAHHVVLGPEERPEGGPAWLLMQPGFLEASWHGEPATIEAGRVPPRGDRPPGIARAWGAIAGDPGWAGVLAEAFLADPSRVAALVFRPGMDLLPLFAEAIALLPPSRRWDVDFNTYFTGLPQGLSCAWRGVLAGSPEADQSARLPNCLRIDLTARLPKAEGGDLVHLARTGERRAGAPAPARPRPSPAGPRRPGGGDGPPIEMIPLPPDAPHARAGRAGRLEPEEPPGRGRGLVALIAAACLILAGGGGLWLVGPDRLLGALGLRSKAADAILAAERENAEKKQAAADRAPKAAESSAPQGSAAKAEPKPAEPAKPQEPTKVAGEPKPQEPKGAEVNPPPEAPKPPADTLGEPRSRPVLFAELPRLTSGLDGRAGAEKPVTIATAGRLGSEIGRIRLLLPPLREGSPIAAQETDEGLKICQNTTSTLGENSLGLFTKRADQVEFRWSGLAASRPDLAGVLRKSLLEIETAGDRAYVLLRASPLTEGTGPVPLVEPGRVVRPNDYSPRGRSFPWMKEGEASRPVRDARRGEILVRPEHEAADRPPADGQWPLYLDRWRIDVKSPDAAASTLLVGGAGHEPCREVQADIGESRYAAVRLQLDGPNLMINLAFNARAIHDDKATLDAIPGRRNGNAERLGALEKERASARKGDVKDIDEQLRKVEKEDRELEETRKRLESYRAELERIMNATRADLSFTVVLKLDDDHFVELAQFGKYAEDAKRP; from the coding sequence ATGAGCCACGAGCTGCATTACACGTCGGTGCCCCGCGGGCTGCTCCCCGGCAGCCGGGGGTTCTGCACCGTGGCCTGCACCGCGGGAATGCCGGGCTCGCTCCGCGAGCGGCTGGAAGGGCTCAGCGGATATCGCCCGGCGGTCCCGCCGCACGACCCGGACGCGGCGCTCAACCCGGTGGCCTTCTCGCATCACCGGCTGGCCCTGGGCGGCCGCTCCTCCAGCGTCCTCTCCCGGGTCTCGGCGGCGGGGCTGGACTACTCGTCGCGGCCGAACAAGCACGCGCACCACGTCGTCCTCGGGCCCGAGGAGCGTCCCGAGGGCGGCCCGGCCTGGCTGCTGATGCAGCCGGGATTCCTGGAGGCGTCCTGGCACGGCGAGCCGGCGACGATCGAGGCCGGCCGCGTCCCGCCGCGCGGCGACCGGCCGCCGGGCATCGCCCGCGCGTGGGGGGCGATCGCGGGCGACCCCGGCTGGGCGGGCGTCCTGGCGGAGGCGTTCCTCGCCGACCCGTCGCGCGTCGCCGCGCTCGTCTTCCGGCCGGGCATGGACCTGCTGCCGCTCTTCGCCGAGGCCATAGCCCTGCTGCCGCCGTCGCGACGCTGGGACGTGGATTTCAACACGTATTTCACGGGGCTCCCCCAGGGGCTGTCCTGCGCCTGGCGGGGCGTGCTGGCGGGCTCGCCGGAGGCCGACCAGTCGGCGAGGCTGCCCAACTGCCTGCGGATCGACCTGACCGCCCGGCTGCCGAAGGCGGAGGGCGGCGACCTCGTCCACCTGGCGAGGACCGGCGAGCGGCGGGCCGGCGCCCCCGCCCCGGCCCGGCCGAGGCCCTCGCCGGCCGGCCCGAGGCGACCCGGCGGAGGGGACGGCCCGCCGATCGAGATGATCCCCCTCCCGCCCGACGCCCCGCACGCCCGGGCCGGCAGGGCGGGGCGCCTCGAGCCCGAGGAGCCGCCGGGCCGCGGCCGCGGCCTCGTCGCCCTGATCGCCGCGGCCTGCCTGATCCTCGCCGGCGGCGGCGGGCTGTGGCTCGTCGGCCCTGATCGCCTCCTCGGCGCGCTCGGCCTGCGGAGCAAGGCGGCCGACGCGATCCTCGCCGCGGAGAGGGAGAACGCCGAGAAGAAGCAGGCCGCCGCGGACCGGGCCCCGAAGGCCGCCGAGAGCTCGGCACCGCAGGGGTCCGCCGCGAAGGCCGAACCGAAGCCCGCCGAGCCCGCAAAGCCGCAGGAGCCCACGAAGGTCGCCGGCGAGCCGAAGCCGCAGGAGCCGAAGGGGGCGGAAGTGAACCCGCCTCCCGAGGCGCCGAAGCCTCCGGCCGACACGCTCGGCGAACCGCGGTCGCGCCCAGTGCTCTTCGCCGAGCTGCCCCGCCTGACGTCCGGCCTGGACGGGAGGGCGGGCGCGGAGAAGCCCGTCACGATCGCCACCGCGGGCCGGCTCGGGTCGGAGATCGGGCGAATCCGCCTGCTCCTCCCGCCCCTCCGGGAGGGCTCGCCGATCGCCGCCCAGGAGACGGACGAGGGCCTCAAGATCTGCCAGAACACGACGAGCACGCTGGGCGAGAACAGCCTCGGGCTCTTCACGAAGCGCGCGGATCAAGTCGAGTTCCGCTGGTCCGGGCTGGCGGCCTCGCGCCCCGACCTGGCGGGCGTCCTGCGCAAGAGCCTCCTCGAGATCGAGACGGCCGGCGACAGGGCCTATGTGCTGCTGCGGGCATCGCCGCTGACGGAGGGGACCGGGCCGGTCCCGCTCGTCGAGCCGGGCCGGGTCGTCCGCCCGAACGACTACAGCCCTCGCGGAAGGTCGTTCCCCTGGATGAAGGAGGGCGAAGCCTCCAGGCCCGTCCGCGATGCCAGGCGGGGCGAGATCCTCGTGAGGCCCGAGCACGAGGCCGCCGACAGGCCACCCGCCGACGGCCAATGGCCCCTGTACCTGGATCGCTGGCGGATCGACGTGAAATCGCCCGATGCGGCGGCGAGCACGCTCCTCGTCGGGGGGGCTGGCCACGAGCCATGCCGTGAAGTCCAGGCGGACATCGGCGAGTCGAGATACGCGGCGGTACGCCTCCAGCTCGACGGGCCGAATCTGATGATCAACCTCGCATTCAACGCCCGGGCGATCCATGATGATAAGGCGACGTTGGACGCCATCCCCGGGCGACGGAATGGGAACGCCGAGCGACTCGGCGCGTTGGAGAAGGAGAGGGCATCCGCGAGGAAGGGTGACGTCAAGGACATCGACGAGCAGCTTCGCAAGGTCGAGAAGGAGGACCGCGAGCTCGAGGAGACCCGGAAGCGGCTCGAGTCGTACCGGGCCGAGTTGGAGCGGATCATGAATGCCACGCGGGCGGACCTCAGCTTCACGGTCGTCCTCAAACTGGACGACGACCATTTTGTCGAGCTAGCGCAGTTCGGCAAGTATGCCGAGGACGCGAAGAGGCCCTGA
- a CDS encoding Fpg/Nei family DNA glycosylase, which yields MPELPDIAVYIEALEPRIVGKRLEGARVRSPFLLRTFDPPLSAAAGKVVREVRRVGKRIAMGLEEDLWLVLHLMVAGRLHWKAPGAKAGGKVHLAAFDFETGTLLLTEAGTKRRASLYLLRGEPALKDHDPGGLEVLSARFEDFLAVLRRENHTLKRSLTDPKLFSGIGNAYSDEILHRAKLSPLTLSRKLPEADAVRLFEAVRAVIVEWTDRLRDDLAGGFPEKVTAFRPEMAVHGRYGEPCPACAAPVQRIRYADNETNYCPRCQTGGRILADRSLSRLLKDDWPRSLDELEV from the coding sequence ATGCCCGAGCTCCCGGACATCGCCGTCTACATCGAGGCCCTCGAGCCGCGGATCGTCGGCAAGAGGCTGGAGGGAGCCCGCGTGCGGAGCCCCTTCCTGCTGCGGACGTTCGACCCGCCGCTATCGGCCGCGGCGGGGAAGGTGGTGCGCGAGGTCCGGCGCGTGGGGAAGCGGATCGCGATGGGGCTGGAGGAAGACCTCTGGCTGGTGCTCCACCTGATGGTCGCCGGGCGGCTGCACTGGAAGGCTCCGGGGGCGAAGGCCGGCGGCAAGGTCCACCTCGCGGCGTTCGACTTCGAGACCGGCACGCTGCTCCTCACCGAGGCCGGGACGAAGCGGCGGGCGTCGCTGTACCTGCTGCGCGGCGAGCCCGCGCTGAAGGACCATGACCCCGGCGGGCTGGAGGTGCTCTCGGCGCGGTTCGAGGACTTCCTGGCCGTGCTCCGCAGGGAGAACCACACGCTCAAGCGGTCGCTCACCGACCCGAAGCTGTTCAGCGGGATCGGCAACGCGTACTCCGACGAGATCCTCCACCGCGCGAAGCTATCGCCGTTGACGCTCTCGCGGAAGCTCCCCGAGGCCGATGCCGTGCGCCTGTTCGAGGCCGTCCGCGCGGTGATCGTCGAGTGGACGGATCGGCTCCGCGACGACCTCGCGGGCGGCTTCCCGGAGAAGGTCACCGCGTTCCGCCCGGAGATGGCCGTCCACGGGCGATATGGCGAGCCCTGCCCCGCCTGCGCGGCCCCCGTCCAGCGGATCCGCTACGCCGACAACGAGACCAATTACTGCCCCCGCTGCCAGACCGGCGGGCGGATCCTCGCCGACCGGTCGCTGTCGCGGCTCCTCAAGGACGACTGGCCGCGGAGCCTGGACGAGCTGGAGGTGTGA
- a CDS encoding ThuA domain-containing protein, whose product MRLRLIAAALAALALAAPGPPEKARVLVLTGNEYPGHHWKETAPLLAKFLAEDARMTTEVQPDPSFLASPKLHEYDAVVLNYMNWESPDPGPEARASLKRFVEGGKGLVLVHFACGAFQGWPEFAEIAGRVYNPELPPHDPYGTFTVRIADASHPATKGLAPFETADELYTCLDGTHPIAVLATARSKLDGKDHPMAFASEYGKGRVFHCTLGHDVDALKTPGTQQLYRRGTAWAAGLAPSPD is encoded by the coding sequence ATGCGATTGCGCCTGATTGCGGCGGCGCTGGCCGCCCTCGCCCTCGCCGCCCCGGGTCCGCCGGAGAAGGCCCGGGTGCTGGTCCTGACCGGGAATGAGTATCCCGGCCACCACTGGAAGGAGACCGCGCCCCTGCTGGCGAAGTTCCTGGCCGAGGACGCGAGGATGACGACGGAGGTCCAGCCCGACCCGTCGTTCCTGGCGTCGCCGAAGCTCCACGAGTATGACGCCGTGGTGCTCAACTACATGAACTGGGAATCGCCCGACCCCGGCCCGGAGGCCCGCGCCAGCCTGAAGCGGTTCGTCGAGGGGGGCAAGGGCCTGGTCCTGGTCCACTTCGCCTGCGGCGCCTTCCAGGGCTGGCCCGAGTTCGCGGAGATCGCCGGCCGCGTCTACAACCCGGAGCTCCCGCCGCACGACCCCTACGGCACGTTCACCGTCCGGATCGCCGACGCGAGCCACCCCGCGACGAAGGGCCTGGCCCCGTTCGAGACGGCCGACGAGCTCTACACCTGCCTCGACGGCACGCACCCGATCGCGGTGCTCGCCACCGCGCGGTCGAAGCTCGACGGCAAGGACCACCCGATGGCCTTCGCCAGCGAATACGGCAAGGGCCGCGTCTTCCACTGCACCCTCGGCCACGACGTCGACGCCCTGAAGACCCCGGGCACCCAGCAGCTCTACCGCCGCGGCACGGCGTGGGCGGCGGGGCTGGCGCCCAGCCCCGATTGA